GGGAGGTTCCAGAAGTacctgcaggagctgtgggTTCTCCTGGcccagctgctggagcagggcaggcagcagagctgggttcTGCTGGATCACCTGTCGCATGTTCTGGAACTGGGGCTGCTCCCGCAGGAACTCCAGTGGGTTTTCCCCTATGCAAGGAGGGGATCAAACCAAGCCAAACCCCCACAGCAAATTTCCCTGCCCTGGGATGTGAAGCCAGCGGGACCCACACGGAAAAGGGGTCGCTCCCACCCCCGGCTGAACAACTGGAACCAAACGGGGGAGGCTGTGCCACATCTgggggggggcggggggaggTGCTATGCTGAGCACCACGAAGTACCAACCCCAAAAAGGAACAAGCCCTGCCCCCAGGGCTGCAGTCCACCCACAGCCCCACCCGTAAGGCAGCTCCCACTGAGGCCCCACCTCACCGACCTTCAACCTGTGGCTGCTCCGgggctctgctctcctgcacagGCGGGCGCTCGGGCTCAGGGCTCCCCGGGATGCCCTGCAACACAGAGGGATGAGCTGGAACCGATTCTCCCCTCACCCGGGGGTTAttccctgctgctcccctccCAACTCAGCATCTCTCTCTCACCGTCAGCAGGTATTCAACGGCACGGTGGGGGTTGTTGTAGCTGGCACGCAGTGCGGCCACCACCCTCTCCCTCTCGTAGCCCATCGACATGATCTCCGTCAGCATCG
This genomic window from Meleagris gallopavo isolate NT-WF06-2002-E0010 breed Aviagen turkey brand Nicholas breeding stock unplaced genomic scaffold, Turkey_5.1 ChrUn_random_7180001863096, whole genome shotgun sequence contains:
- the LOC104915988 gene encoding UV excision repair protein RAD23 homolog A-like, encoding SCEGGESCRSGPPRPVGAGIDFPPAVTGSEYETMLTEIMSMGYERERVVAALRASYNNPHRAVEYLLTGIPGSPEPERPPVQESRAPEQPQVEGENPLEFLREQPQFQNMRQVIQQNPALLPALLQQLGQENPQLLQVLLEP